In Crateriforma spongiae, the following are encoded in one genomic region:
- a CDS encoding PIN/TRAM domain-containing protein encodes MAGASAVVLGDIYIPKKRIDTITAIYFGVLVGVLLTFILWIAMAPMLEQMVNGRAFQLVVGLVLVYVCTSLLLQTKDDFRFLIPYVEFVREVKGFKPLILDTSVVIDGRIADLVATGIFDNQLIMPRFALTELQAIADSSDKLRRTRGRRGLDVLNRLRADETVDLQIFDRELPEFAGQSVDLKLVLLAKHLEGKVVTGDFNLNKVAKLQGVPVINLNEISNSLRPVYLPDEVFRIRVIKPGEGPEQGIGYLDDGTMVVIEGGRKRIGQELQVRVTSTLQTNAGKMIFTRYDGDANRG; translated from the coding sequence ATGGCGGGGGCGTCGGCCGTCGTTTTGGGCGACATCTATATCCCTAAAAAGCGCATCGACACGATCACGGCGATCTATTTCGGCGTGTTGGTCGGCGTCTTGTTGACGTTCATCCTGTGGATCGCCATGGCGCCCATGCTGGAACAGATGGTCAACGGCCGCGCGTTCCAGCTGGTCGTTGGCTTGGTCCTGGTCTATGTGTGTACCAGTCTGTTGTTGCAGACCAAGGACGACTTTCGCTTTCTGATCCCGTATGTCGAATTTGTGCGCGAAGTCAAAGGCTTCAAGCCGCTGATCTTGGACACCAGCGTGGTCATTGACGGGCGGATCGCCGACTTGGTGGCCACCGGGATCTTTGACAACCAGTTGATCATGCCTCGATTCGCGTTGACCGAATTGCAGGCGATCGCCGACAGCAGTGACAAGCTTCGTCGCACCCGCGGCCGGCGCGGTCTGGATGTGCTGAATCGTTTGCGGGCCGATGAAACGGTCGATCTACAAATCTTTGATCGCGAACTGCCCGAGTTTGCCGGCCAGTCGGTGGACTTGAAACTGGTGCTGTTGGCCAAACACTTGGAAGGCAAAGTTGTCACGGGCGATTTCAACCTGAACAAGGTCGCCAAGCTGCAAGGCGTTCCGGTGATCAACCTGAACGAAATCAGCAATTCACTACGCCCGGTTTATCTTCCCGACGAAGTGTTTCGGATCCGCGTCATCAAGCCCGGCGAGGGCCCCGAACAGGGGATCGGTTACCTGGACGATGGCACCATGGTCGTCATCGAGGGTGGACGCAAACGGATCGGCCAAGAATTGCAGGTTCGTGTGACCAGCACCCTGCAAACCAACGCCGGAAAGATGATCTTCACCCGCTATGACGGCGACGCCAACCGCGGCTGA
- a CDS encoding bifunctional nuclease family protein codes for MPVEMQLARIIISELTDNQVIYLKEVNGEREFPILIGIFEATNIDRRVKEDYQPPRPLTHDLIVRIAEALDATVESVIISDLNDHTYFAQLRLIRSDGETIDIDSRPSDAIAVAVTFDPPLPIYVSETVLEEATSTTS; via the coding sequence ATGCCCGTCGAAATGCAGCTCGCTCGGATCATCATTTCCGAGCTGACCGACAACCAAGTCATCTATCTGAAGGAAGTCAACGGCGAACGTGAGTTCCCGATTCTGATCGGTATCTTCGAAGCCACCAATATCGATCGCCGCGTTAAAGAAGACTATCAACCGCCGCGTCCGTTGACACACGATCTGATCGTCCGCATCGCCGAAGCGTTGGATGCAACGGTCGAAAGCGTGATCATCAGCGACCTGAACGATCACACCTATTTTGCCCAATTGCGATTGATCCGCAGCGACGGCGAAACCATCGATATTGATTCTCGCCCCAGCGACGCGATTGCGGTGGCCGTGACGTTCGACCCGCCGCTGCCCATTTATGTCAGCGAAACGGTTTTGGAAGAAGCCACATCAACGACCTCGTGA
- a CDS encoding SGNH/GDSL hydrolase family protein produces the protein MTRLPSRQIRRSVWITPAIAGWLIALATAVSPCLAQTSTVTKDDQPTTSMWQMVRDADRIVFLGDSITFDGRYVAAIQQWLRNQRPDAPPVVINMGLPSETVSGLSEDGHAGGRFPRPDLHSRLDDVLRVSRPDLIIACYGINCGIYQPLSDERFAAFRSGIQRLHDAAVQRDIAIIHVTPPSFDATRFRQQIDGDYPAVMRAYADWLLSMRSSGYAVIDLHGPMTDALHNQTSAALSAEPLQPDGVHPSDRGHAVMATIIINELGQSRSSKDAANASEFEPVAAPEYVKAMRILRDAFVTAAGHQRPGIPQGLPIDEAVRAADRIFDQIESKQQPTRP, from the coding sequence ATGACACGTTTGCCGTCACGCCAGATCCGTCGCTCCGTTTGGATCACCCCTGCGATCGCCGGATGGTTGATCGCTTTGGCAACGGCGGTTTCGCCGTGCTTGGCACAAACGTCGACGGTCACAAAGGATGACCAGCCCACCACATCGATGTGGCAGATGGTGCGTGACGCTGACCGAATCGTCTTCCTCGGTGACAGCATCACCTTTGACGGTCGCTATGTGGCGGCCATCCAGCAATGGCTGCGCAACCAGCGCCCCGATGCGCCGCCAGTCGTGATCAACATGGGTTTGCCCAGTGAAACCGTTTCCGGCTTAAGCGAAGATGGTCACGCCGGCGGTCGATTCCCAAGACCGGATCTGCATTCACGATTGGATGACGTGCTGCGGGTCAGCCGTCCTGATTTGATCATTGCCTGCTACGGCATCAACTGTGGGATTTACCAACCGCTCAGCGACGAACGTTTTGCCGCGTTCCGCAGCGGCATTCAGCGTTTGCATGATGCTGCGGTCCAGCGTGACATTGCCATCATCCACGTGACACCGCCGTCGTTTGACGCCACACGGTTTCGACAACAAATCGACGGGGATTACCCGGCGGTGATGCGTGCCTATGCGGACTGGTTACTGTCGATGCGTTCCAGCGGATACGCCGTGATCGACTTGCACGGCCCAATGACCGATGCGTTACACAATCAAACGTCGGCTGCCTTGTCGGCGGAGCCTTTGCAACCCGACGGAGTGCATCCCAGTGATCGCGGTCACGCGGTGATGGCAACGATCATCATCAACGAGCTAGGGCAATCTCGGTCGTCCAAAGATGCCGCGAATGCTTCTGAGTTTGAACCGGTGGCGGCGCCCGAATACGTCAAAGCGATGCGCATATTACGTGACGCTTTCGTAACGGCCGCGGGCCATCAACGTCCCGGAATACCGCAAGGCTTGCCGATCGACGAAGCGGTCCGAGCAGCCGACCGAATCTTTGACCAGATCGAATCGAAACAACAGCCGACTCGACCCTAA
- a CDS encoding sulfatase family protein, with translation MKSMHLRHFRILFVLIAMFVLSDGWAGRAEAEDSAGSGSGASGGSDRPNVVMIISDDQAWTDYGFMGHEHIQTPRLDELAAQSLTFTRGYVPTSLCRPSLATMISGLYPHQHGIVGNDPPWAGMDQGQRRPPHTAQPYLQSRIDYLRHIDAMTTLPDRLAPLGYRSLQTGKWWEGNFRRGGFDAGMTIGDMSRDGRHGDKGLKIGRQGIAEIDEFLDQCVNDQAPFFVWYAPFLPHTPHTPPQRLLDKYEPVAPSLPIAKYWAMCEWFDESCGAVLDSLQQRGLSDDTIVLYVCDNGWINRSDASRYAPRSKRSPNEGGIRTPIMVRWPGHVEPKMESDRMASSIDLVPTVLAAAGQDIPAELPGINLLDAAAISGRNQLFGEIFDHDIRSQTDPAASLQYRWTIRDSMKLIDPSESMDDQSLQLYDLADDPHENHDLAAERPDVVESLSKSMDQWWAPKTK, from the coding sequence ATGAAAAGCATGCATCTCCGTCATTTTCGCATCTTGTTTGTTCTGATCGCAATGTTCGTCCTGAGCGATGGCTGGGCCGGTCGTGCGGAGGCTGAGGATTCTGCGGGATCTGGATCGGGGGCATCTGGCGGATCGGACCGTCCCAACGTGGTGATGATCATCAGCGACGACCAGGCCTGGACCGATTACGGATTCATGGGGCATGAGCACATCCAAACGCCGCGGTTGGACGAACTAGCTGCCCAGTCGTTGACGTTCACACGCGGATATGTCCCCACCAGTCTGTGTCGCCCGTCCCTGGCGACGATGATCAGCGGGCTGTACCCCCACCAACACGGCATCGTCGGCAACGATCCGCCTTGGGCGGGCATGGACCAGGGGCAACGCCGTCCGCCCCACACGGCCCAACCTTATTTGCAATCGCGGATCGATTACTTGCGGCACATCGATGCGATGACCACCCTGCCCGATCGCTTGGCACCGCTGGGATATCGGTCGTTGCAAACGGGAAAGTGGTGGGAAGGTAACTTTCGCCGAGGCGGATTTGACGCCGGCATGACGATCGGTGACATGTCACGCGACGGACGCCATGGCGACAAGGGCTTGAAGATCGGCCGCCAAGGCATCGCGGAAATCGATGAATTCCTAGACCAGTGTGTCAATGATCAGGCACCGTTCTTCGTCTGGTACGCGCCGTTTTTGCCGCACACACCCCACACGCCGCCCCAGCGTCTGTTGGACAAGTACGAACCCGTCGCGCCGTCATTGCCGATCGCCAAGTATTGGGCGATGTGCGAATGGTTTGACGAAAGCTGTGGTGCGGTGCTGGACAGTCTTCAACAACGCGGGCTGAGCGATGACACGATTGTTCTGTATGTCTGTGACAACGGTTGGATCAATCGAAGCGACGCCAGCCGGTACGCGCCACGCAGCAAACGCAGCCCTAACGAAGGCGGCATTCGCACACCGATCATGGTCCGTTGGCCGGGACACGTCGAACCCAAAATGGAAAGCGACCGGATGGCCAGTTCCATCGATTTGGTCCCGACCGTGTTGGCGGCGGCCGGACAAGACATCCCTGCTGAACTGCCCGGTATCAACCTTTTGGATGCCGCGGCGATCAGCGGAAGAAACCAATTGTTCGGCGAAATCTTTGACCACGACATTCGATCGCAAACCGACCCGGCAGCCAGTCTGCAGTACCGCTGGACCATCCGCGATTCGATGAAGCTGATCGATCCGTCGGAATCGATGGACGACCAATCACTGCAGTTGTATGACTTGGCCGACGACCCGCATGAAAACCACGACTTGGCTGCAGAGCGCCCGGATGTGGTCGAAAGTCTCAGCAAATCGATGGACCAGTGGTGGGCACCGAAAACGAAGTAG
- a CDS encoding polyprenyl synthetase family protein, whose protein sequence is MTSRSSSVSSQQASGGASGDGAAGGDASTGDATGMADLAAPIEAMLLRALESDVVTGDGCPAILADAMRYALMAPGKRLRPALVLMAGQVCGIDPHSEAAWRLAPAVAAVEMIHAYSLIHDDLPAMDDDDLRRGRPTVHLQFDEATAILAGDALLTAAFATLADGVQDPALVGPAVRHLGIAAGATALVGGQSDDLQAERDQAGQSDNDWTSDESGRTAALAHLEAIHRRKTGALIDASLALGGILAGADALTRKNLSNYAVDLGLAFQVVDDLLDTTSTADAMGKQVGKDAARGKLTYPGLLGVEASREKAVQLTESAVSHARLLGDGAWRLIKLAGYVLERTH, encoded by the coding sequence GTGACATCACGATCGTCATCAGTCTCATCTCAGCAAGCTTCCGGCGGGGCATCCGGCGACGGCGCGGCCGGCGGTGATGCATCGACCGGTGACGCGACGGGCATGGCCGATTTGGCGGCGCCCATCGAAGCGATGTTGTTGCGTGCTTTGGAATCCGACGTCGTCACCGGTGATGGATGCCCCGCAATCTTGGCCGATGCGATGCGTTACGCATTGATGGCCCCGGGCAAGCGTTTGCGACCGGCCTTGGTGTTGATGGCCGGGCAGGTGTGTGGGATCGACCCGCACAGTGAAGCGGCTTGGCGGCTGGCGCCGGCGGTCGCCGCGGTGGAGATGATTCACGCGTATTCGCTGATCCATGACGATTTGCCCGCGATGGACGATGACGATTTGCGTCGCGGCCGTCCGACGGTGCATCTGCAGTTCGACGAAGCGACCGCAATCCTGGCCGGCGACGCGTTGCTGACCGCTGCCTTCGCGACTCTGGCCGACGGCGTCCAAGACCCGGCTTTGGTCGGTCCGGCGGTCCGGCATCTGGGGATTGCGGCGGGCGCGACGGCCCTGGTGGGCGGCCAGTCCGATGATTTGCAGGCCGAGCGGGATCAGGCCGGCCAGAGCGACAACGATTGGACGTCGGACGAATCCGGTCGCACAGCGGCACTGGCCCATCTGGAAGCGATCCACCGCCGAAAGACGGGGGCGTTGATCGACGCATCGCTGGCTTTAGGGGGGATTTTGGCCGGTGCGGATGCTTTGACGCGGAAAAACCTGTCCAACTACGCTGTAGACCTTGGGCTGGCGTTCCAAGTTGTGGACGATCTACTGGACACAACTTCGACCGCCGACGCGATGGGCAAACAAGTCGGCAAGGATGCGGCGCGAGGAAAGTTGACGTATCCGGGCCTGTTGGGTGTCGAAGCATCGCGTGAAAAAGCGGTGCAGTTGACCGAATCGGCGGTGTCGCATGCCCGGTTGCTGGGTGACGGCGCGTGGCGGTTGATTAAATTGGCGGGGTATGTACTGGAGCGAACGCATTGA
- a CDS encoding NAD(+)/NADH kinase, producing the protein MSTDAWLDRMRSRPEVAILGAPDRDLVRKELERIRPAIAERADIVVEDLEFAYDFADKDHDLVIVLGGDGSILQSARQMGTNQIPVLGINCGRLGFLAALSPDDFLDTWPQVCCGGFEVVEHLMLQITLFRGGQVAAQQLALNEGAILGGPPYRILDIDFWADGHLATRYRCDGLIVATPVGSTAHNLSAGGPILRRHLQAMVVSPISPHTLTYRPLVETADTVMEFSVTDPTESTSIVVDGRPMDRLYPGDRVRICRADVSFRMLSVPGQNDHRTLRDKLGWGGSVNPDR; encoded by the coding sequence ATGTCCACCGACGCTTGGCTGGACCGAATGCGAAGCCGTCCGGAAGTTGCCATTCTTGGCGCGCCGGATCGGGATTTGGTTCGCAAGGAATTGGAACGGATTCGGCCGGCGATCGCCGAACGTGCCGACATCGTGGTGGAGGACCTGGAGTTCGCGTATGACTTCGCGGACAAAGACCACGATTTGGTGATCGTTCTGGGCGGCGATGGTTCGATTTTGCAGTCCGCGCGTCAGATGGGCACCAATCAAATTCCCGTGCTGGGCATCAACTGTGGTCGCTTGGGTTTTCTGGCCGCGTTGTCGCCCGATGACTTCCTGGATACCTGGCCGCAGGTTTGTTGCGGCGGGTTCGAAGTCGTCGAACACTTGATGCTACAGATCACGCTGTTTCGTGGCGGCCAAGTCGCGGCGCAGCAACTGGCGTTGAACGAAGGAGCGATCTTGGGCGGCCCGCCCTATCGAATTTTGGATATCGATTTTTGGGCCGACGGTCATTTGGCAACGCGTTACCGCTGTGATGGATTGATCGTGGCGACACCAGTCGGATCGACGGCCCACAATCTGTCCGCCGGCGGTCCGATTCTGCGCCGCCACTTGCAGGCGATGGTGGTCAGCCCGATCAGCCCACATACATTGACGTACCGTCCGTTGGTGGAAACCGCCGATACGGTGATGGAATTTTCCGTCACCGACCCGACCGAATCCACCTCCATCGTCGTGGACGGTCGGCCGATGGACCGGCTGTATCCCGGCGACCGTGTCCGGATCTGTCGCGCGGATGTCAGTTTCCGCATGCTGTCGGTCCCCGGTCAAAACGACCATCGCACGCTGCGCGACAAACTGGGGTGGGGCGGCAGCGTGAATCCGGATCGTTAG
- the dxs gene encoding 1-deoxy-D-xylulose-5-phosphate synthase has protein sequence MTSAARHPLLAALGDSRPLRDYSHEKLDEVAAEIRDVLCNLLATRTAHFASNLGVVELCLALHAEYDFPRDRLIWDTGHQIYPHKLITGRYHDFASIRTAGGLMGYPNPAESDYDLFMTGHAGSSVSTAVGLRSGDYVQNERDRKTVAVIGDGAFPSGIVFEALNNAGELGDDLTIVLNDNKMSICPRTGAMAKYLDRLRGNPFYTGLKSEVVRLLDHVPMFGDPAERLLAQMKEGVKAGLLGGMLFEELDIRYIGPIDGHDIQLLRKYLQLVRNMSGPVLLHVVTEKGHGYKPAAEDPVFFHTPPAFKDTDEGPVTLPSSGLPPYTNHARDAILRAMQNDHRVTVITAAMCQGNKLEPVREQVPDRFFDVGICESHAVAFAAGQAKTGLRPIVDIYSTFLQRSYDQVFQEVALQDLPVIFMMDRAGLTGPDGPTHHGVYDIGYMRLFPNMVLMAPGYAAELELMLQKALEIDHPSGIRYPKASAPQLDRIPDEIVIGKSEVLRDGADGTIVAYGAMLEHALAAADLLSGELNVRVINARFVKPIDEAMIADVVGGDGFVITLEEGTTVGGFGSAFLESAARQRLDTRRVRTLALPDQFVGHGDRSQLLDESQLSPRGIADVCREEAGISNSVST, from the coding sequence GTGACATCGGCCGCACGACACCCGTTGCTGGCGGCACTGGGCGATTCACGCCCGCTGCGAGATTACTCGCACGAGAAGTTGGACGAAGTCGCGGCAGAGATCCGAGACGTTTTGTGCAATCTTTTGGCGACGCGAACGGCTCACTTCGCGTCCAACCTGGGCGTGGTCGAACTGTGTTTGGCCCTGCACGCGGAATACGACTTTCCGCGCGATCGTTTGATCTGGGACACCGGGCACCAGATTTATCCGCACAAGCTGATCACCGGCCGCTATCACGATTTTGCGTCGATCCGCACCGCCGGCGGCTTGATGGGTTATCCAAACCCGGCCGAAAGCGATTACGACTTGTTTATGACCGGTCACGCCGGTTCCAGCGTCAGCACGGCGGTGGGTCTGCGTAGCGGCGACTATGTTCAAAACGAACGCGATCGCAAAACCGTGGCCGTCATCGGCGACGGTGCATTCCCCAGCGGGATTGTTTTCGAAGCGTTGAACAACGCCGGCGAACTGGGCGACGATCTGACGATCGTGTTGAACGACAACAAGATGTCGATTTGTCCTCGCACCGGCGCGATGGCGAAGTACTTGGATCGCTTGCGAGGCAATCCGTTTTACACGGGTTTGAAAAGCGAAGTCGTTCGCTTGCTGGACCACGTTCCCATGTTCGGTGATCCGGCCGAACGCTTGCTGGCACAAATGAAGGAAGGCGTCAAAGCCGGACTGCTTGGTGGGATGTTGTTCGAAGAATTGGACATCCGGTACATCGGCCCGATCGACGGTCATGATATCCAGTTGCTGCGCAAGTATTTGCAACTGGTCCGCAACATGTCGGGACCGGTCTTGTTGCACGTCGTGACGGAGAAAGGTCACGGTTACAAACCGGCGGCCGAAGACCCGGTGTTCTTTCACACACCACCGGCATTCAAAGACACCGACGAAGGCCCGGTCACGTTGCCCAGTTCGGGGCTTCCCCCGTACACCAACCACGCCCGCGACGCAATTCTGCGTGCAATGCAAAACGATCATCGCGTGACGGTGATCACAGCGGCAATGTGCCAAGGCAACAAACTGGAACCCGTTCGCGAACAAGTCCCCGATCGTTTCTTCGATGTCGGAATTTGCGAATCCCACGCGGTTGCATTTGCGGCGGGGCAGGCAAAAACAGGTCTGCGTCCGATCGTGGACATCTACAGCACGTTCCTGCAGCGCAGCTATGACCAAGTCTTCCAGGAAGTCGCCCTGCAAGACTTGCCCGTGATTTTCATGATGGACCGCGCCGGTTTAACCGGTCCGGATGGTCCGACGCACCACGGTGTTTACGACATCGGTTACATGCGTCTGTTCCCCAACATGGTGTTGATGGCGCCAGGCTACGCGGCCGAATTGGAACTGATGCTTCAAAAGGCGTTGGAAATCGATCATCCCTCGGGCATCCGTTATCCGAAAGCGTCGGCACCGCAACTGGATCGTATTCCGGACGAAATCGTCATCGGGAAAAGCGAAGTCCTTCGCGATGGCGCCGATGGCACAATCGTGGCGTACGGTGCGATGTTGGAACACGCCTTGGCCGCCGCAGATCTGTTAAGCGGCGAATTGAACGTACGTGTCATCAACGCTCGTTTTGTCAAACCGATCGACGAAGCGATGATTGCGGATGTTGTGGGCGGCGACGGATTTGTCATCACGTTGGAGGAAGGCACGACGGTCGGCGGTTTCGGATCCGCGTTCTTGGAATCGGCCGCTCGCCAGCGTCTGGATACTCGTCGGGTCCGCACGCTTGCGCTACCCGATCAATTCGTCGGACACGGTGATCGTTCCCAATTGCTGGACGAAAGCCAATTGTCACCGCGAGGCATCGCCGACGTTTGCCGTGAAGAGGCGGGCATCTCCAACTCGGTTTCGACGTGA